AACCATGCGCTGAGTGTTGAAGTGCGACGCGTTGAGCGCGATAATCTGCTGCATCATGGAGACAAATCCGTCGCGATTGCGATAGTAGAGCGGAATGATATTGTGTTCCAGTTTTTCATAGAGGCGATCGGCATCTTGGGCGTTGTCTGCCTCGGTTTCTTCCTCGCCCACGGCGCATCCGTTGCCCACAGCCCAACCTGTAACACCTTCAATACAACCTTCGACCCACCAACCATCCATCACACTGAGTGAAGGGACCCCATTGTGAGCCGCCTTCATTCCGCTGGTGCCGGAAGCTTCGCGAGGGCAGAGGGGTGTATTGAGCCACAGATCCACGCCCGAAGTAAGAAGTTTACCTAAGCCCATGTCATAATTAGCGACATAAGCGACATTAATCACATCCTTGAGCTGCTTTGCCGCCCGGTGGATACGCCGGATAATCTCTTTACCGCCCTCATCCTTGGGATGCGCCTTGCCCGCGTAGATGATTTGGAACCGGCCCGACTTCTTGGCAATGTTTTTGAGGCGCTCAATATCATGAAAGATCAGGTCGGCCCGCTTATATGTGGCCGAACGCCGCGCAAATCCGATCGTGAACACATCGGCATCCAGCCCGAGATTGGTTTCACGGTTAATCACGCGGATCAAGGTCTCTTTTGCCGTGAAGTGCGCATCCCAAATATCGCTCTTCGGTATTTTGAGTGCATGACGCAACCCATGACAATCCCGTTTCCAGCCGGGAATGTAGGCGTCAAAAAGACGGGTAAAGGACTCCGCAGTCCAGGTGGCCGAATGAACCCCGTTGGTAATGGAATGAATGGCATATTCGGGGAACATGGACCGGGAGACCTCCCCGTGTAATTTGGCCACACCATTGATGTAATTACTGAAATTCATCCCAATCAAAGTCATGTTCACCATTCCACTTTCGCTGACCATTTCCGGCATCTCGTCAAAGACAGGATGGTTCATCAGGCGCTTGGCCAAATCCAATGGAAAGCGGTCGTGCCCGGCCGGC
Above is a genomic segment from Candidatus Omnitrophota bacterium containing:
- the glgP gene encoding alpha-glucan family phosphorylase, translating into MPVERTVAYFSMEIGLQQDIPTYSGGLGVLAGDTIRSAADLSVPMVGVTLLYDQGYFYQKLDEQGNQIEEPVQWSVDDFLQKVPQTTALTIGGREVHLRAWKYDVFGVDGFCVPVFLLDSNLEENHPDDRHITSSLYGGDDAYRFCQEMVLGIGGVRMLQALGFQDIRHHHMNEGHASLLTIELLERAKQQNPRAGAGALVENVRKQCVFTTHTPVPAGHDRFPLDLAKRLMNHPVFDEMPEMVSESGMVNMTLIGMNFSNYINGVAKLHGEVSRSMFPEYAIHSITNGVHSATWTAESFTRLFDAYIPGWKRDCHGLRHALKIPKSDIWDAHFTAKETLIRVINRETNLGLDADVFTIGFARRSATYKRADLIFHDIERLKNIAKKSGRFQIIYAGKAHPKDEGGKEIIRRIHRAAKQLKDVINVAYVANYDMGLGKLLTSGVDLWLNTPLCPREASGTSGMKAAHNGVPSLSVMDGWWVEGCIEGVTGWAVGNGCAVGEEETEADNAQDADRLYEKLEHNIIPLYYRNRDGFVSMMQQIIALNASHFNTQRMVQEYVSHAYFR